AGAACATGCACGAGCGCAAGAAGGTCATGTACATGAATTCCGACGCGATCGTGGTGCTGCCGGGCGGCGCCGGGTCGCTGGACGAGTTCTTCGAGGTGCTGACCTGGCGCCAGCTCGGCCTGCACGAAAAGCCGATCCTGCTGCTATCGACCGAGTCGTTCTGGGCGCCGCTCACCGGCCTCATCGACCACTTCATCACCGAAGGCTTTGCCGATCCCTCCTTGCGCGATTTCGTTCAGGTCGTGCCGGATGTGCCGACGCTGATCGAGGCCCTGCGCGACGCCCTTTCCTGCCGCAGGCTCTCGGCGGAGTAGAGCGCGAGCGCGGCCCAGATCAGGGCGAAGGCGAAGCCGTGCCAAGGCGTGAAGGCTTCGCGAAAGACCATTGTAGCAACAAGAAATTGCAGGGTGGGGTTGAGGTATTGCACCAGCCCCACGGTGGCGTAGCTGACCCGCTTGGACGCATACGAGAACAGGATCAGCGGCGTCGCGGTCAGCGGTCCCGAGAGCATCAGCAGCAGGCTGTCCGACAGATCATGGCCGAAGGTCGCGAGATGGCGCCCGGTCAGCCCGGTCCAGCCCTGCGCATGAACGCCCCAGAGCCAGACGAGCGCGAGCGGCGCGAGCAGCAGCACCTCGGTCGTCACCGAAACGACCGGCCCGGCCGGCACCGCCCGTTTCAGAAGCCCGTAGATGCCGAAGGTGCCGGCAAGCGCCAGCGACGCCCAGGGGGCAACCCCCAGCCCCCAGGTCAGCCCCGCGACCGCGATGCAGGCCATCGCCACGGCCACCCATTTCGCCGCCGAGTGCCGCTCCCCCAGGAAAGCAAAGCCCAGCGCCACGGCAACCAGCGGGAAGATGTAGTAGCCCAGGGACGCCTCGACCGCGTGGCCGGTCTGGATCGAGAAGATGAAGAAGAACCAGTTGGTCGAGATCGCAAGCGCGGCCAGGAACACGACAGCCAGCGCGCGGGGCCGCGCGACCAGGCGCGCAATCTCTGTCAACCGCCCCTGCGCAGCCAGCACCAGCCCGAAGAAGACCAGCGACCACAACGTCCGGTGGCCCAACACCTCCAGCGGGGGCACATGGGCCAAGAGCTTGTAGTACATCGAGGACAGGCCCCAGATGACGCAGGCCCCGACCATTGCCAGGACGCCGTTGCGCGCCTCCATCAGCGGGCGGCCATGAAGCGGGTGAGCCGGTCCAGCCCTTCCTCGATATCCGCCGTCGAGCGGGCGTAGGAGAACCGGAGCGTCCCCGCGCCCCGAGCCGGGTCGAAATCGAGCCCGGGCGTCACCGCGACGCCTGCCTTTTCAAGAATTTCCGCGGCGAACTTGCGGCTGTCCTCGGTCAGGTCGGAGACGTCCGCATAGACATAGAAGGCCCCGTCTGGCGGCGCGATCTTCTCGAATCCAGCCTTCGGCAACCGCTCCATCATCAGCTCGCGGTTGCGCCGGTAGACCGCCTTGTTGGCCTGCAGCTCGTCCTGGCAGTCGATGGCGGCCAGCGCGACCACCTGCGCGGCGTGGGGGGCGCAGATAAACAGGTTCTGCGCCAGCCGCTCCACCCGGCGGACGTGGTCCTCGGGCACGACCATCCAGCCGACGCGCCAGCCGGTCATCGAGAAATACTTGGAAAACGAGTTGATGACGTAGGTCTCGTCGGTGATTTCCAGCGCCGTGACCGCTTTCCGCTCGTACTCGATACCGTGATAGATCTCGTCCGAGATGAAGGCCGCGCCGCGCGCCGCACAGGCGTCGATCAGCCCGGCCAGCGCGTCGCGGTCGAGCATCGTCCCGGTCGGGTTCGCGGGCGAGGCCACCAGCAGCCCGTCAAGGTCGGCGGGCAGGTCCTCGGGCACCGGCTGGTAGCGGTGCTGTGCCTCGGTGTCGATCATCACCGCCTGGAGCCCCAGCGCCTGAAGGATCGCCTTGTAGGACGGATAACCCGGCGCGCCGATGCCGACCTTGGCGCCCACGTCGAAGAGCGCGGTGAACGCCAGCGTGAACCCGCCCGAGGAGCCGGGCGTCACCACCACGCGGTCGGGATTCAGGTCCACCCCGTACCACTCGCCATATAGCCGCGCGATGCGGGCGCGCAGCGCGGGCAGGCCCAGGCCCACCGTGTAGCCCAGCGCCTCTTCCTCCATGGCTTTCGCCAGGGCCGCGCGGGCGGCGGCGGGCGCCGGCGTGCCGGGCTGGCCGACCTCCATGTGGATGATGCGGGCGCCCTTCGCCTCGGCGCGCGCGGCGGCCTGCATCACATCCATCACAATGAAGGGATCGACATCGCCGCGGCTTGAAACCTTCATGCCCGTCTCCTTAGGATGCTTGTCATGCAGGCTTTCTTCCAGCGCGGGGCGACAACGTCAATGGCGGCGCTCATTCGGCCCCGGCCGGCGCTCTCGCTGCTGCTCGCGGCCGTTCTGGCGCTGACGCCGATGCTTGCCCGCGCCCAAACGCTGATCCGAGATGCCGAGATCGAATATGCGCTCCGCGAACTGACGCAGCCGCTGGCCAATGCCGCGGGCCTCAGCCCCGCCAATCTGCGCGTACTCGTGCTGAACGATCGCGAGATGAACGCCTTCGTGCTCGACGGGCAGACGATCATGATCCATTCCGGCCTGATCCTGCGGCTCGAGGCTGCGGCGCAGCTCCAGGCGGTAATCGCGCACGAGCTGGCCCATATCGCCAACGGTCACATCACCCGGCGCCTCGCCAACCTGCGCGGCGCCAAGAGCGCGGCGGCGATGGGCGTTCTGATGTCGCTGGCCGTGGCCGCCACAGGCAATGCCGAGGCTGCCTCGGGTATCGCCATGGGCACGTCGTCCTCGGCGCAGCGCGTGTTCTTCGGCCATACCCGAGCCGAGGAATCGTCGGCCGACCAGGCGGGCGTGCGCTACATGGCGCGGGCCGGCGTCGACCCGAACGCCATGGTCGAGGTGCTGGACCTGTTTCGCGGCCAGGAGGCGCTGAGCACCGCGCGGCAGGACCCGTATGTGCGCACCCACCCGCTGAC
This genomic window from Rhodovulum sp. ES.010 contains:
- the rarD gene encoding EamA family transporter RarD — its product is MEARNGVLAMVGACVIWGLSSMYYKLLAHVPPLEVLGHRTLWSLVFFGLVLAAQGRLTEIARLVARPRALAVVFLAALAISTNWFFFIFSIQTGHAVEASLGYYIFPLVAVALGFAFLGERHSAAKWVAVAMACIAVAGLTWGLGVAPWASLALAGTFGIYGLLKRAVPAGPVVSVTTEVLLLAPLALVWLWGVHAQGWTGLTGRHLATFGHDLSDSLLLMLSGPLTATPLILFSYASKRVSYATVGLVQYLNPTLQFLVATMVFREAFTPWHGFAFALIWAALALYSAESLRQERASRRASISVGTSGTT
- a CDS encoding pyridoxal phosphate-dependent aminotransferase, translating into MKVSSRGDVDPFIVMDVMQAAARAEAKGARIIHMEVGQPGTPAPAAARAALAKAMEEEALGYTVGLGLPALRARIARLYGEWYGVDLNPDRVVVTPGSSGGFTLAFTALFDVGAKVGIGAPGYPSYKAILQALGLQAVMIDTEAQHRYQPVPEDLPADLDGLLVASPANPTGTMLDRDALAGLIDACAARGAAFISDEIYHGIEYERKAVTALEITDETYVINSFSKYFSMTGWRVGWMVVPEDHVRRVERLAQNLFICAPHAAQVVALAAIDCQDELQANKAVYRRNRELMMERLPKAGFEKIAPPDGAFYVYADVSDLTEDSRKFAAEILEKAGVAVTPGLDFDPARGAGTLRFSYARSTADIEEGLDRLTRFMAAR
- a CDS encoding TIGR00730 family Rossman fold protein, with product MTALPPSICVFCGSRNGIRPGYGAEAEAVGRALAEAGWRLVYGAGDVGLMGRAARAAQAAGGDTFGVIPVHLFDREVGKRDLSTFVVTENMHERKKVMYMNSDAIVVLPGGAGSLDEFFEVLTWRQLGLHEKPILLLSTESFWAPLTGLIDHFITEGFADPSLRDFVQVVPDVPTLIEALRDALSCRRLSAE